A stretch of Desulfobacter hydrogenophilus DNA encodes these proteins:
- a CDS encoding methyl-accepting chemotaxis protein has translation MGGLILSINTLGISISELMSFIHNVSSTLEDRADNLNTASVELREASQLQSNLIDEPTQSIVELSNYVVENNENVDSLIAETKQMKNIISTIADLAEQTDILALKATIETARAGEHGKGFAVVSQEVKNLANQTKEALSEINNTINTVVMTVNEVATASTGQQEKIAALANGFKKVAAITQTNSRVGEKVNEFAEDIHMHIESLVATAAKANTLKRLMDQICDMEFVFEIAALKLEMINFVCTFTESISALGVSEKIEKQSR, from the coding sequence TTGGGCGGTCTCATTTTATCCATTAACACGCTCGGCATCTCCATCTCCGAGCTGATGTCTTTTATTCACAATGTCAGTTCAACCCTTGAGGACCGGGCCGACAACCTAAACACCGCCTCGGTTGAGCTTCGGGAAGCATCCCAACTACAGTCTAATCTCATTGATGAGCCCACGCAGTCTATTGTCGAATTGTCAAATTACGTGGTTGAAAATAACGAAAATGTTGACTCTCTTATTGCAGAGACAAAGCAGATGAAAAATATCATCAGCACCATAGCGGATCTGGCTGAACAGACCGATATTCTGGCACTCAAGGCGACGATCGAAACCGCCCGTGCCGGTGAACACGGCAAAGGATTTGCCGTCGTCTCCCAGGAAGTAAAAAACCTCGCCAACCAGACCAAGGAAGCTTTGTCGGAAATTAACAACACGATCAACACCGTCGTAATGACCGTCAACGAGGTGGCCACCGCCTCAACGGGGCAGCAGGAGAAGATTGCAGCACTTGCAAATGGCTTTAAAAAAGTTGCGGCAATCACCCAGACCAACTCCAGAGTTGGAGAAAAGGTCAACGAGTTCGCCGAGGACATCCATATGCACATTGAAAGCCTTGTGGCAACCGCCGCAAAAGCAAACACTCTCAAACGCCTCATGGATCAAATATGTGACATGGAATTTGTTTTTGAAATTGCTGCGCTTAAACTCGAGATGATTAACTTCGTCTGCACCTTTACGGAATCAATTTCAGCACTCGGCGTCTCAGAAAAAATAGAAAAACAGTCCCGGTGA
- the cmoA gene encoding carboxy-S-adenosyl-L-methionine synthase CmoA, translating to MNKDRVFAEKLTTITPFRFNEKVARVFDDMLVRSVPLYGEVLKQQARITRQYYQHGTQIFDLGCSHGNLGMLLLDCFGDVGFKMIAVDSAEPMIQRFKKRMAVHDNHGCIDLACACIENIVISNASVVVINLTLQFLNRQKRDCLIQSAFNGLCKGGILLLTEKTVHPDSQMNALEQEYYYQFKRENGYTDLEISQKRDALERVLVPETVIEHENRIQKAGFDSFNVWLKWFNFTSMIAVKK from the coding sequence ATGAATAAAGACAGGGTATTTGCAGAAAAATTAACCACGATTACACCTTTCAGGTTCAACGAAAAAGTAGCCCGGGTATTTGACGATATGCTGGTCAGATCAGTACCGCTGTACGGAGAAGTCCTTAAACAGCAGGCGCGGATTACCCGGCAATACTATCAACACGGTACACAGATTTTTGATCTGGGCTGCTCCCACGGCAATTTGGGCATGTTGCTGCTTGACTGCTTTGGTGATGTTGGATTTAAAATGATTGCTGTTGACAGTGCGGAGCCTATGATCCAGCGCTTTAAAAAACGGATGGCCGTTCATGACAACCACGGCTGCATTGACCTTGCCTGTGCTTGCATTGAAAATATCGTCATTTCAAACGCATCTGTGGTGGTGATTAACTTGACCTTGCAATTTCTGAATAGGCAAAAGCGGGACTGTCTGATTCAATCGGCGTTTAATGGGCTTTGCAAAGGCGGGATATTGCTGCTTACGGAAAAAACCGTCCACCCTGATTCACAAATGAATGCCCTGGAGCAGGAATATTACTACCAGTTTAAACGGGAAAACGGATATACGGATCTTGAAATCAGCCAGAAGCGGGATGCCCTGGAGCGGGTACTGGTTCCTGAGACTGTGATAGAACATGAGAACCGTATCCAAAAGGCCGGTTTTGACTCATTTAATGTTTGGTTGAAGTGGTTTAATTTTACATCCATGATTGCAGTTAAAAAATAG
- the cmoB gene encoding tRNA 5-methoxyuridine(34)/uridine 5-oxyacetic acid(34) synthase CmoB — protein MEQFLENYGHLGWGQWYDTLEKLVKDKRAFLDSTGGNFEKFKYVVESLPEICPGTVDLSSKAVSIGKADQLLPDEKERFYNGLINLSPWRKGPFDFFGIHVDSEWQSWMKWERLVPHLPNLKNRKILDIGSSNGYYLFKMAASDPMFALGLEPQSAFYYQYCVAQKYLNLENVFCLPAAYNELPSMNRFFDLVLCMGILYHRKAPVKMLRQIHDSLVPGGQVVVENLVIKGENNHCLFPFDRYAKMRNVFFIPDLSAMEAWLTRAGFSNIRCVDITDTTHEEQRKTPWIQTESLKDFLDPSDPSKTVEGYPAPVRAIYIATA, from the coding sequence ATGGAACAGTTTTTAGAAAATTACGGACACCTGGGATGGGGTCAATGGTATGATACCCTGGAAAAGCTGGTCAAAGATAAAAGGGCTTTTCTTGATTCTACCGGGGGAAATTTTGAAAAATTTAAATATGTGGTTGAAAGCTTACCTGAAATTTGTCCCGGCACCGTCGATCTGTCATCAAAGGCTGTCAGCATTGGGAAGGCAGACCAGCTTTTACCGGATGAAAAGGAGAGGTTTTACAACGGCCTTATCAATCTGAGCCCCTGGCGCAAGGGTCCCTTTGATTTTTTTGGTATTCACGTTGATTCCGAGTGGCAGTCCTGGATGAAATGGGAGCGTCTGGTGCCCCATCTGCCTAACCTTAAAAACAGAAAAATTCTGGATATCGGTTCAAGCAACGGCTATTACCTGTTTAAAATGGCGGCGTCAGACCCCATGTTTGCTTTAGGCCTTGAACCCCAAAGTGCCTTTTACTACCAGTATTGTGTGGCACAAAAATATTTGAATCTGGAAAATGTATTCTGTCTGCCGGCCGCTTATAATGAATTGCCGTCCATGAACCGCTTTTTTGATCTGGTGCTGTGCATGGGCATTTTGTACCACCGCAAAGCCCCGGTGAAGATGCTCAGACAGATCCATGACAGCCTTGTGCCGGGTGGCCAGGTGGTTGTGGAGAATCTGGTGATCAAGGGAGAAAACAATCATTGTCTGTTTCCCTTTGACCGGTACGCTAAAATGCGTAATGTGTTTTTTATTCCTGATCTGTCTGCCATGGAAGCCTGGCTTACCCGGGCCGGATTTTCAAATATCAGGTGTGTGGATATAACCGACACCACCCATGAAGAGCAGCGCAAAACCCCATGGATTCAAACGGAATCCCTTAAAGATTTTTTGGATCCCAGCGATCCGTCAAAAACCGTTGAGGGTTATCCGGCACCGGTCAGAGCCATTTACATAGCCACCGCATAG
- a CDS encoding histidine phosphatase family protein, with translation MKNKYKLRSQHTLGLVRDLLGQGVDRISLVLRHSDRQYSDNPRLEPFMGLNNSGKAYAFDLGKSFPLDLTPVLFSSHFGRCVETAYLIDKGFTSVSGKLLPHNTLNNTLTPFYVKDIATAMKMLIKTGSNQFVRNWFEKTIDESIMLDPEVTANRIADFMISRLKELSPGQVAICVTHDWNIFPIKQFKLKLSHEDALDAGYLDAVAFFEKDSRIFAASRQFDPVEIT, from the coding sequence ATGAAGAATAAATATAAACTTCGGTCCCAGCATACCCTTGGGTTGGTCAGAGACCTGCTTGGGCAGGGTGTTGACCGGATCTCTTTAGTTTTACGCCATTCAGACAGACAATACTCAGACAATCCACGGCTTGAACCTTTTATGGGGCTCAATAACTCCGGCAAGGCCTATGCCTTTGACCTTGGCAAATCCTTTCCTTTAGATCTAACACCGGTTCTGTTTTCCAGTCATTTTGGCAGGTGTGTTGAAACAGCCTACCTTATTGACAAAGGATTCACCTCTGTCTCAGGCAAACTTTTACCCCATAATACCCTGAATAATACGTTAACGCCTTTTTATGTGAAAGATATTGCAACTGCCATGAAGATGTTGATCAAAACAGGTTCAAACCAGTTTGTTCGGAACTGGTTTGAGAAAACCATTGATGAATCAATTATGCTTGATCCTGAAGTGACCGCAAACCGGATTGCCGATTTCATGATATCAAGGCTCAAAGAGTTATCTCCGGGACAGGTCGCTATCTGTGTGACCCATGACTGGAATATTTTTCCCATCAAGCAGTTCAAGCTTAAACTTTCCCATGAAGATGCCCTTGATGCAGGATACCTTGATGCCGTGGCATTTTTCGAAAAGGATAGCCGGATTTTTGCCGCTAGCAGGCAGTTTGATCCGGTTGAAATTACTTAA
- the rocF gene encoding arginase produces MAKPLSIIGVPMDFGQMLRGVDMGPAALRYTGLIPRLRRLGYDVKDEGDIPIPVRDDVPAMEGVTDRYVKEITQISHDIYKTGCRVMDQGRMPIFLGGDHAIAIGTVASVAVKGSVGLIWVDAHADFNTPQTSPSGNIHGMPLAVLTGDGHPCLVDAGHAGTKISLDDVVMIGQRDLDPGEKKRIKSSGITIFTMRDIDEQGISAIAAKIMVQFAHLKRFHLSLDMDALDPVEAPGVGTPVPGGISYREAHLLMELLADSGKLGSMDLVEINPILDVANKTSKLAVELILSALGKSIL; encoded by the coding sequence ATGGCAAAACCCCTCAGCATTATCGGTGTTCCCATGGATTTCGGACAGATGCTTCGTGGCGTAGACATGGGGCCTGCAGCGTTAAGGTATACCGGATTGATCCCAAGGCTTCGCCGGCTTGGATATGATGTTAAAGACGAAGGGGATATCCCCATCCCTGTGCGGGATGATGTCCCTGCCATGGAAGGGGTGACAGACCGTTATGTCAAAGAAATCACCCAGATCAGCCATGATATCTATAAAACCGGATGCCGGGTCATGGATCAGGGCCGTATGCCGATTTTTTTGGGCGGTGACCATGCCATTGCCATTGGTACCGTGGCGTCAGTGGCGGTTAAAGGGTCTGTGGGCCTTATCTGGGTGGATGCCCATGCCGATTTCAATACCCCACAGACATCACCGTCGGGAAACATCCACGGTATGCCTCTGGCCGTTCTAACGGGAGACGGCCACCCATGCCTTGTGGATGCAGGGCATGCCGGTACAAAAATATCCCTGGATGATGTGGTCATGATCGGACAACGGGATCTGGATCCCGGAGAAAAAAAGCGCATCAAATCCAGCGGCATCACCATTTTCACCATGCGCGATATTGACGAACAGGGGATCAGCGCCATTGCCGCCAAAATCATGGTTCAGTTTGCCCACTTGAAACGTTTTCATTTAAGTTTGGATATGGATGCCCTGGACCCGGTTGAAGCCCCGGGGGTCGGCACCCCTGTGCCCGGCGGCATCTCCTACCGGGAGGCCCATCTGCTCATGGAACTGCTTGCAGATTCTGGCAAATTGGGCTCCATGGACCTTGTGGAGATCAACCCTATCCTTGATGTGGCCAATAAAACAAGCAAGCTTGCGGTTGAACTTATCCTGTCCGCCCTGGGCAAAAGTATTCTTTAG
- a CDS encoding DEAD/DEAH box helicase — MGLDEYITGLKSFKGFAGDIVSHKIFDAQPAAWASGNSFPCFANDLSRLFAGLNIKNLYTHQAQAISLILDKCHTVIATPTASGKSLVYNLPVMDALISDPNAHALYLFPLKALARDQLDTVNKMLTETDSLFSQPLTACVYDGDITAYQKTKVRKNPPNILLSNPEMLHLAMLAHHHLWASFFGNLKYIVVDEVHTYRGVMGSNMAWVFRRLLRICRFYGSNPCFIFCSATIANPGQLASELTGLPVTVVDEQGAPCGKKNVLMMKGLEGAAQTAITLIHAAVYRNLATIVYTQSRKITELIALWAGQRAKSMADKICAYRAGFLPEERREIEQKLAKGELLCVVSTSALELGIDIGNLDLCILVGYPGTMMSTWQRAGRVGRDGNDSAMVLIAHEDALDQYFINHPDIFFTMPPETARINPENPRILDRHLDCAAAELSLDADDPMLKPPVVQERVQALGREGKLLLSRDGNTWFSPRKRPHREVSLRGTGHTIPIFKEDTRQSLGEIDRHRSYFETHEGAVYLHRGQTFVVTVFDHLKGVVRAKKEKVSYYTRARSSKNTEILHVKKTCQVKGTRVGFGTLKIREQVTGYEMKSVSGQKSLGIVPLDLPELTYETQGLWIEIPDWIRQRIETDRLHFMGGIHALEHAAIGMMPLLVMTDRNDLGGISMPFHPQVKTAVVFIYDGVPGGLGLTLQAFDNAVTLMQRTYEAIRDCPCDTGCPACVHSPKCGSGNRPIDKEAAKQILDMLLEQKAGQGGFAAAPAGRPTVFPDIAILKKATHEKKPVAISPKRYAVLDIETRRSAKQVGGWHKAERMGVSCAVLYDSLEKDFLVYYQEDLEKLVERLRQMDLIIGFNIIRFDYKVLSGLSRFDFHSLPTLDILTKVHERLGYRLSLDHLASQTLGLEKSADGLLALKWWQEGRLDLIVDYCTQDVRVTHELYMYGRDNGFLLFKNKAGNHVRIPLDWQ, encoded by the coding sequence GTGGGCCTTGATGAATATATAACCGGATTAAAATCCTTTAAGGGTTTTGCAGGCGATATTGTCAGCCACAAAATATTTGATGCGCAACCCGCAGCCTGGGCGTCCGGGAACTCTTTCCCTTGCTTTGCAAATGATTTGTCTCGCCTCTTTGCAGGGCTTAATATTAAAAATCTGTATACCCACCAGGCCCAGGCCATTTCGCTTATTCTTGACAAATGTCATACGGTTATTGCCACGCCCACGGCCTCGGGGAAAAGTCTGGTGTATAATCTGCCGGTGATGGATGCGCTGATATCTGATCCCAATGCCCATGCCCTGTACTTGTTTCCCCTCAAAGCCCTTGCCCGGGACCAACTCGATACCGTTAATAAGATGCTGACCGAAACTGATTCGCTTTTCTCACAGCCCTTGACCGCATGCGTTTATGACGGGGATATCACAGCGTATCAAAAGACAAAGGTGCGCAAAAATCCGCCCAATATCCTTTTATCCAACCCCGAGATGCTGCACCTGGCCATGTTGGCCCATCACCATTTATGGGCCTCTTTTTTCGGAAACCTTAAATACATCGTGGTGGATGAGGTGCATACCTACCGCGGGGTCATGGGTTCAAATATGGCCTGGGTGTTTCGCAGGCTTTTGCGGATATGCAGGTTTTACGGATCAAATCCCTGTTTTATTTTCTGTTCAGCCACCATTGCCAACCCCGGACAGCTTGCCTCGGAATTGACCGGGCTGCCGGTGACGGTGGTAGATGAACAAGGCGCGCCCTGCGGGAAAAAAAATGTTTTAATGATGAAAGGGCTGGAAGGTGCGGCCCAGACCGCCATCACACTGATCCATGCCGCAGTATACCGAAATCTTGCTACCATTGTTTACACCCAGTCCAGAAAAATTACGGAGCTTATTGCCCTATGGGCGGGACAGCGGGCCAAATCCATGGCGGATAAGATCTGTGCATACCGGGCCGGGTTTCTTCCCGAGGAGAGACGGGAGATTGAACAGAAACTTGCCAAAGGCGAACTGCTTTGCGTGGTGTCAACGTCTGCCCTTGAGCTTGGTATTGACATCGGCAATCTGGATCTATGCATCCTTGTGGGGTATCCGGGAACCATGATGTCCACCTGGCAGCGGGCGGGCAGGGTAGGGCGGGACGGCAATGACTCCGCCATGGTGCTCATTGCCCATGAAGATGCTCTGGATCAATATTTTATCAACCATCCGGATATCTTTTTTACCATGCCTCCTGAAACCGCCCGGATCAATCCTGAAAATCCCCGGATTCTTGACCGCCATCTGGATTGTGCGGCGGCTGAACTCAGCCTTGACGCTGATGATCCCATGTTAAAGCCGCCGGTTGTGCAGGAACGGGTGCAGGCGCTGGGGCGGGAAGGCAAACTGCTGTTAAGCCGGGACGGAAATACCTGGTTTTCCCCCCGCAAACGCCCCCACCGGGAGGTCAGTTTACGGGGAACCGGGCACACCATTCCCATATTCAAAGAAGATACCCGGCAAAGCCTGGGGGAAATCGACCGGCACAGATCCTATTTTGAAACCCATGAAGGGGCGGTTTACCTGCACCGTGGACAAACCTTTGTGGTGACGGTTTTTGATCACCTTAAAGGCGTGGTCCGGGCGAAAAAGGAAAAGGTCAGCTATTACACCCGGGCAAGATCTTCAAAAAATACTGAAATTCTACATGTGAAAAAAACCTGTCAGGTCAAAGGCACCCGGGTGGGTTTTGGCACACTGAAAATCCGGGAACAGGTTACCGGCTATGAAATGAAATCTGTGTCCGGCCAAAAATCCCTTGGCATCGTGCCGTTGGATCTGCCGGAACTGACCTACGAAACCCAGGGATTGTGGATTGAGATTCCAGACTGGATCCGGCAGCGCATTGAAACAGATCGTTTGCACTTCATGGGCGGGATTCACGCCTTAGAGCACGCAGCCATCGGTATGATGCCGCTGCTGGTGATGACCGACAGAAATGATCTGGGCGGTATATCCATGCCGTTTCATCCCCAGGTTAAAACGGCGGTTGTTTTTATTTACGACGGCGTGCCGGGCGGTTTAGGGCTTACGTTACAGGCCTTTGACAACGCAGTGACCCTTATGCAAAGAACCTATGAGGCGATCCGGGACTGCCCCTGCGACACCGGGTGTCCGGCCTGTGTACATTCGCCCAAATGCGGGTCCGGAAACCGTCCCATAGACAAGGAAGCGGCAAAGCAAATTCTTGATATGCTCCTTGAACAAAAAGCGGGGCAGGGCGGATTTGCGGCTGCACCAGCCGGACGTCCGACTGTTTTCCCGGATATTGCTATCTTAAAAAAAGCGACCCATGAAAAAAAACCAGTCGCCATCTCTCCCAAAAGATACGCCGTGCTTGACATTGAAACCCGGCGGTCCGCCAAGCAGGTGGGCGGATGGCACAAAGCCGAACGTATGGGGGTGTCTTGCGCCGTGCTCTACGATTCCCTTGAAAAGGATTTTCTGGTTTATTACCAGGAGGATCTGGAAAAACTTGTGGAACGGCTTAGGCAGATGGACCTTATTATTGGGTTTAACATTATCCGTTTTGATTACAAAGTGTTGTCCGGTCTGAGCCGGTTCGATTTTCACAGCCTTCCCACCCTGGATATCCTGACAAAAGTCCATGAGCGTCTGGGCTATCGGCTTTCACTGGATCATTTGGCCAGCCAAACCCTGGGCCTTGAAAAAAGTGCCGACGGCCTTCTGGCCTTGAAATGGTGGCAGGAAGGTCGTCTGGATCTGATTGTTGACTATTGTACCCAGGATGTGCGCGTCACCCATGAGCTATACATGTATGGCCGGGATAATGGGTTTTTGCTTTTTAAAAACAAGGCCGGCAACCATGTCCGCATTCCTCTGGACTGGCAATAG
- a CDS encoding nitroreductase family protein: MTLFKINYDKCDKDGLCALDCPAKIIEMKKKGPSLIKGAEKFCIQCGHCVAICPKGAFHLETIPPEVCLLIQEDLILNPEQTEHFLRSRRSIRMYKKQPVPKDRFEKALSIACCAPTGSNKQPVKWLVFDKKEDVKDIASHVIDWMKFGLEKHPEKALIMHFDKLIKQWDLGIDRICRDAPQLVFAHASDEFGSASADCHTALAYLELALPAFGLGSCWAGYVNYAATQWPGLSEKLGLPEHHTCHGALMVGIPKIKYVRAPKRNEPDITYFER; encoded by the coding sequence ATGACCCTATTTAAAATCAATTATGACAAATGTGACAAGGATGGGCTCTGCGCACTTGACTGCCCTGCAAAAATTATTGAAATGAAAAAAAAAGGTCCTTCTCTAATAAAGGGGGCTGAAAAATTCTGTATCCAGTGCGGACATTGCGTGGCCATATGCCCCAAGGGCGCTTTTCATCTTGAAACGATCCCACCGGAGGTTTGTCTGCTCATTCAAGAGGATTTAATTTTAAACCCGGAACAAACTGAACATTTTTTAAGATCCAGGCGATCTATCAGGATGTATAAAAAGCAACCGGTGCCAAAGGATCGGTTTGAAAAGGCCCTTTCAATTGCATGCTGTGCACCGACCGGCAGTAACAAGCAACCGGTGAAGTGGTTGGTGTTTGACAAAAAAGAGGATGTGAAAGACATTGCCTCCCATGTCATAGACTGGATGAAATTCGGCCTGGAAAAGCATCCTGAGAAAGCGTTAATTATGCATTTTGACAAACTGATCAAACAATGGGATCTGGGTATTGACAGGATATGCAGGGATGCGCCCCAGCTTGTCTTTGCCCATGCATCCGATGAGTTCGGAAGTGCTTCGGCTGACTGCCATACCGCACTTGCTTACCTTGAGCTTGCCTTACCGGCATTTGGTCTGGGAAGTTGCTGGGCGGGCTATGTCAATTATGCTGCAACTCAGTGGCCGGGTCTTTCAGAAAAACTTGGGCTGCCAGAGCACCATACCTGTCATGGTGCACTCATGGTTGGAATTCCGAAAATAAAATATGTTAGGGCCCCTAAAAGAAATGAACCGGATATTACTTATTTTGAAAGATAG
- a CDS encoding DUF2914 domain-containing protein, producing MNRTSIEDRDKRLMKKFRNIIEKKEPLKQQTPPKRSWPVFTLAGFIIVASIIFIICHMIPERVLTDPSSTPEKFETDIPENSVSLDQYTVTDVEKLDPSNEKLAQALPSEPIPVVSSEEVPPHSEVVQTPKKEAPMETLPEIVSSTDVTIHELVICRGIKHRQYVSPGNRFSMGNGAKPVVWTWMNVLTDKPPQDLSHIYYLNGKRYCRVILPVRYPRTRTWSKVKLNRSAHAGSWRVDVVNSSGQIIARTEFTVEI from the coding sequence ATGAACAGGACCAGTATCGAGGATCGCGACAAGCGCCTCATGAAAAAATTTCGAAATATTATTGAGAAGAAGGAGCCGCTCAAGCAGCAAACGCCTCCTAAACGCTCATGGCCCGTCTTCACGCTGGCAGGATTCATCATAGTGGCAAGTATCATATTCATAATTTGCCATATGATTCCCGAACGTGTGCTGACGGATCCCTCATCCACCCCGGAAAAATTTGAGACCGACATCCCGGAAAATTCTGTGTCCTTGGATCAATACACAGTCACTGATGTTGAAAAACTGGATCCCTCCAATGAAAAGTTGGCCCAAGCACTCCCGTCTGAACCGATCCCTGTTGTGTCGTCAGAAGAGGTACCACCGCATTCCGAAGTTGTACAGACCCCGAAAAAGGAAGCACCCATGGAGACACTTCCAGAAATCGTCAGTTCCACCGATGTGACCATCCACGAACTGGTTATCTGCCGTGGTATCAAACACAGACAATATGTGTCTCCCGGGAACCGTTTTTCAATGGGAAACGGTGCAAAACCCGTGGTCTGGACATGGATGAACGTCCTGACCGACAAACCACCCCAAGATCTAAGCCACATTTATTACCTCAATGGAAAAAGGTACTGCCGGGTCATTCTTCCGGTCCGCTACCCTAGAACCCGAACCTGGAGCAAAGTGAAATTGAATAGATCCGCGCATGCCGGGTCATGGCGTGTGGACGTTGTTAATAGCAGTGGGCAGATAATCGCAAGAACTGAGTTCACCGTTGAGATCTGA
- a CDS encoding PilZ domain-containing protein: MTPLNIIFTLIIFLISIFLCVQLLKLYRRFKRASDNATAKNIYVIKYNNSVDEDIFPESRTAVEPTVPRPKVSDGSERRRYHRTEFQGFVDFINEGTLYKEQARDLSYSGIFIQSKTPEKYKENDFIVMTFQTEETGPQRQSGRITRINNTGIGVNFVR; this comes from the coding sequence ATGACGCCATTAAACATTATATTTACCCTCATAATTTTTCTTATCTCAATCTTTTTATGCGTTCAGCTCCTTAAACTTTACAGACGGTTTAAACGGGCTTCGGACAATGCCACCGCAAAAAATATTTATGTCATCAAGTACAATAACAGTGTAGATGAAGATATTTTTCCAGAAAGCCGGACAGCCGTCGAACCAACCGTCCCTCGGCCTAAAGTTTCGGACGGGTCGGAACGCCGCAGGTACCATAGAACTGAATTTCAGGGGTTTGTAGACTTTATAAACGAAGGCACCCTGTATAAAGAACAGGCCAGGGATCTGAGTTACTCCGGAATTTTTATCCAGTCCAAGACACCGGAAAAATACAAAGAAAACGATTTTATTGTCATGACCTTTCAAACCGAGGAGACAGGCCCCCAGCGGCAGAGCGGCCGGATCACCCGAATCAACAACACCGGTATCGGCGTCAATTTTGTCCGCTGA
- a CDS encoding RNA methyltransferase, with protein sequence MYQKVCMENVAIVLHDTRIPENIGAAARAAANMGVGQVILSAPRNFDMERVLKVATHSASGLVEAMTVCNTLPEALGTFNWIVGTTARLGGTRRVNFSPADLATKLIPISSENRVAVLFGPEDRGLTNEDLQLCHDLVNIPAAGFSSLNLAQAVMVISYELFKARTREPKFYIPRLACRYELENMYEELQDTFNRIHYINHENPEQRLDKTRSFLSRYQLRSREVSLIRGFCRQVARYGEKCYQDGVTAGAAGGKKTQETR encoded by the coding sequence ATGTATCAGAAGGTCTGCATGGAAAATGTTGCTATTGTGCTTCATGATACCCGGATTCCGGAAAATATTGGCGCAGCAGCCCGAGCGGCTGCAAATATGGGGGTGGGACAGGTTATTTTATCCGCCCCCAGGAACTTTGATATGGAACGTGTTCTGAAAGTTGCGACCCACTCAGCTTCCGGACTGGTGGAGGCCATGACGGTCTGCAACACGCTTCCTGAGGCCCTTGGGACATTCAACTGGATCGTTGGAACCACCGCAAGGCTTGGCGGTACGCGCCGGGTGAATTTTTCTCCGGCTGATCTTGCCACAAAGCTGATTCCTATTTCTTCAGAAAACCGGGTGGCCGTTCTTTTCGGCCCCGAGGACCGGGGGCTGACCAATGAAGATTTGCAGCTATGCCACGACCTTGTGAATATCCCCGCAGCCGGATTTTCTTCCCTGAACCTGGCCCAGGCTGTCATGGTCATTAGTTATGAATTGTTCAAGGCCCGCACCCGGGAACCGAAATTTTATATTCCCCGGCTGGCGTGTCGGTATGAGCTGGAGAATATGTATGAAGAGCTGCAAGATACCTTTAACCGAATCCATTACATCAATCATGAAAATCCGGAACAAAGGTTGGACAAGACCCGCAGTTTTTTAAGCCGCTATCAGCTCAGATCTCGGGAGGTCAGTCTAATCCGGGGATTCTGTCGTCAGGTGGCGCGGTATGGAGAAAAGTGCTACCAGGATGGCGTAACTGCAGGCGCTGCCGGAGGCAAGAAGACCCAAGAGACCCGATAA
- a CDS encoding UPF0280 family protein, whose translation MFDNRKIYRVCHKKQGLVTFNVTVKETNLNIQADSDLSKQAVRSILDHRQYIENHIACFPGFADSMTPLSSPGIAPKIISEMTQAAKTAGVGPMAAVAGAVAQSVGRDLLQWSANVLVENGGDIFIKSDTQTIFTIYAGSSPLSMKAGIKVARRAASFAMCTSSGTVGHSKSFGKADAVSVLADCCALADAAATSLGNEIQTPKDIERAIAIGKNMAGVQGIIIISGKQIGLWGALELIKL comes from the coding sequence ATGTTTGATAACCGCAAAATTTATCGTGTTTGCCACAAAAAACAAGGATTGGTGACCTTTAATGTAACCGTAAAGGAGACCAACCTCAATATCCAGGCCGATTCGGATCTCAGTAAACAAGCTGTACGGTCCATTCTGGATCACCGCCAGTACATTGAAAATCACATTGCTTGTTTCCCAGGATTTGCCGATAGCATGACACCGTTGTCCAGTCCAGGGATCGCGCCTAAAATCATTTCTGAAATGACCCAGGCTGCAAAAACTGCCGGTGTCGGCCCCATGGCAGCCGTGGCCGGCGCTGTGGCCCAAAGTGTGGGCAGAGATCTGCTTCAATGGTCTGCAAATGTCCTGGTGGAAAACGGCGGCGATATTTTCATAAAATCAGATACCCAGACTATATTTACCATTTATGCCGGATCATCGCCCTTGAGCATGAAGGCCGGTATTAAAGTGGCCCGGCGTGCCGCTTCGTTTGCCATGTGCACCTCTTCGGGCACCGTGGGGCATTCCAAAAGTTTCGGCAAGGCCGATGCCGTATCTGTGCTGGCAGATTGCTGTGCCCTGGCCGATGCTGCGGCCACATCCCTTGGCAATGAAATCCAGACCCCCAAAGACATTGAAAGGGCCATTGCCATTGGCAAGAATATGGCAGGGGTCCAGGGCATTATTATCATTTCAGGAAAACAGATTGGGCTGTGGGGCGCCCTGGAACTGATCAAACTATGA